Proteins from a genomic interval of Sinobacterium norvegicum:
- the glmM gene encoding phosphoglucosamine mutase, giving the protein MSRKYFGTDGIRGLVGQAPITADFVLRLGWAAGKVLASASDGSRPKVLIGKDTRISGYMFESALEAGLVAAGVDVLLLGPMPTPAIAYLTRTFHAQAGIVISASHNPYYDNGIKFFSSQGSKLSDDIELAIEAMLDQPMTTSPSDQLGKVSRVTDAAGRYIEYCKSTVPMGTQFKNYKIVLDCAHGATYHVAPAVFDELGAEIVSIGVKPDGLNINEKVGSTSPGALQEAVLEHEADLGIAFDGDGDRVCFVDQLGEVVDGDEILFIIAAAQQQCPGVVGTLMSNLGFELALKERGIDFVRANVGDRYVMAEMNKTGWQLGGESSGHIICGDVSTTGDGIVAALQVMAAVVGSSRSLYELKNAMAKFPQTMINVKGVDKAALKTNQHVADAVAEAEQELADKGRVLLRPSGTEPVIRVMVEGEDGEQVQRLAESLSQVVKAALST; this is encoded by the coding sequence ATGTCTCGTAAATACTTTGGTACAGATGGAATTCGGGGGCTGGTGGGTCAGGCACCCATTACGGCTGACTTTGTTCTGCGTTTGGGTTGGGCCGCCGGCAAGGTGCTGGCCAGTGCCAGTGATGGCAGCCGTCCGAAGGTGTTGATTGGTAAAGATACGCGTATCTCGGGTTATATGTTTGAGTCGGCTCTTGAGGCTGGATTGGTGGCTGCCGGTGTCGATGTGTTGCTGCTTGGTCCCATGCCAACCCCGGCGATTGCCTATTTGACCAGAACCTTCCACGCTCAGGCGGGTATTGTCATCAGCGCCTCGCATAACCCGTATTACGATAATGGCATTAAATTTTTCTCGTCCCAGGGCAGTAAACTGTCCGATGATATTGAGCTGGCAATTGAGGCGATGCTCGATCAGCCGATGACGACCAGTCCCTCTGATCAATTGGGAAAGGTGAGCCGGGTCACCGACGCCGCCGGCCGCTATATTGAATATTGTAAATCGACAGTACCCATGGGTACGCAGTTTAAAAACTACAAAATCGTGCTCGACTGTGCACACGGTGCAACTTACCACGTGGCGCCGGCGGTGTTTGATGAGCTCGGTGCTGAAATAGTCTCTATAGGTGTCAAACCTGACGGCCTGAATATCAATGAAAAAGTAGGCTCTACCAGCCCCGGCGCGTTACAAGAAGCCGTACTTGAACACGAGGCAGACCTTGGTATCGCCTTCGATGGTGATGGCGACCGTGTTTGTTTTGTCGACCAGCTGGGTGAGGTGGTCGATGGCGATGAAATACTCTTTATTATTGCCGCTGCACAGCAGCAATGCCCCGGTGTTGTCGGTACGTTAATGTCTAATCTTGGCTTTGAGTTAGCGTTAAAGGAGCGGGGTATTGATTTTGTGCGGGCCAATGTTGGCGATCGATACGTCATGGCCGAAATGAACAAAACAGGATGGCAGCTCGGCGGTGAGTCCTCGGGTCATATTATCTGTGGTGATGTTAGCACCACGGGTGACGGTATTGTGGCTGCTCTGCAAGTAATGGCAGCCGTTGTCGGCAGTTCGCGGTCTCTCTATGAGCTTAAAAATGCCATGGCTAAATTTCCACAGACGATGATTAACGTCAAGGGTGTGGATAAGGCGGCACTGAAGACGAATCAACACGTTGCCGATGCGGTTGCCGAGGCTGAACAGGAGCTTGCCGATAAGGGGCGAGTGTTGTTGCGGCCTTCTGGTACTGAGCCGGTGATACGCGTCATGGTTGAGGGCGAGGATGGTGAGCAGGTACAAAGATTGGCTGAGAGTTTGTCTCAGGTGGTAAAAGCGGCGCTGTCGACGTGA
- the rimP gene encoding ribosome maturation factor RimP, producing MSSKQSVIEAMVAPAVEALGFELWALEYLNQGKHVTLRLYIDAEKGVGIDDCSEVSRQVASVLDVEDPIAGDYTLEVSSPGMDRLLTKLEHFEAYKAHKASIKLRFPFEGRRRFTGILNGVEGDEVIIVVDEDEYLLPMDSIDKARVIPVFENE from the coding sequence ATGTCATCAAAACAAAGTGTAATCGAAGCAATGGTTGCCCCGGCGGTAGAAGCCCTAGGCTTTGAGTTGTGGGCGCTTGAGTATTTGAATCAAGGTAAGCACGTAACCTTGCGGCTGTATATTGATGCCGAGAAAGGTGTTGGTATTGACGATTGTTCAGAGGTTAGTCGACAGGTTGCCAGTGTGCTTGATGTCGAGGACCCTATTGCCGGTGACTACACCTTGGAAGTCTCTTCGCCTGGCATGGATAGACTGCTGACCAAGCTTGAACATTTTGAGGCATATAAGGCGCATAAAGCGTCGATCAAACTACGCTTTCCATTTGAAGGGCGCCGTCGTTTCACCGGTATTTTGAATGGTGTTGAGGGTGATGAGGTCATTATCGTAGTTGATGAGGACGAGTATTTGCTGCCTATGGATAGTATCGATAAGGCGCGTGTAATACCGGTTTTCGAAAACGAGTAA
- the tpiA gene encoding triose-phosphate isomerase: MRQGLVIGNWKMNGSDESIRELVSGLVAEAADSVQATVAVCPPFIYLTTVAKLLADSAIELGAQNCSAESSGAYTGEVSVEMLADVGSRYVLVGHSERRALFGETDQDVGSKFLAVKAADLTPVLCVGEDLAQREAGDALSVIESQLNAVAGMSDANVFDSAVIAYEPVWAIGTGKTASPEQAQEVHQFIRAFVEKTNAQVAAKVQILYGGSVKASNAEELFSQRDIDGALVGGAALNAVEFATICKATS; encoded by the coding sequence ATGCGACAAGGGTTAGTAATAGGCAACTGGAAGATGAACGGTTCTGATGAGTCAATCAGAGAGCTGGTTAGTGGTCTAGTTGCTGAAGCGGCTGATAGTGTTCAAGCTACAGTTGCTGTTTGTCCGCCATTTATTTATCTCACTACTGTGGCGAAGTTACTTGCTGATTCGGCGATTGAATTAGGTGCGCAAAACTGCTCGGCAGAGTCTTCAGGCGCCTACACCGGCGAGGTATCTGTTGAAATGCTGGCTGATGTCGGTAGTCGCTATGTGCTTGTAGGTCATTCGGAGAGGCGCGCCTTATTCGGTGAAACAGATCAAGATGTCGGCAGTAAGTTTTTGGCGGTCAAGGCCGCTGATCTAACACCGGTGCTTTGTGTTGGTGAGGATTTGGCTCAGCGTGAAGCGGGCGATGCGCTCAGTGTTATCGAGTCGCAACTAAATGCGGTTGCTGGCATGAGTGATGCCAATGTCTTTGATTCAGCGGTTATTGCTTACGAGCCGGTTTGGGCAATAGGTACGGGTAAGACAGCGAGTCCGGAGCAGGCACAGGAAGTACACCAGTTTATTCGAGCATTTGTTGAAAAAACAAATGCCCAGGTTGCCGCCAAGGTTCAGATACTTTACGGTGGCAGTGTTAAGGCGTCGAATGCTGAGGAATTGTTTTCTCAGCGCGATATCGACGGAGCCCTAGTGGGTGGTGCGGCATTGAATGCCGTTGAATTTGCAACAATTTGTAAGGCGACAAGCTAA
- the nusA gene encoding transcription termination factor NusA yields MSKEILLVAEAVSNEKGVSQDVIFEALEIALAAATKKRYDEDSEIEVRIDRKTGDYETFRSWLVVDNEAVPALGTELTMQEAEEISGELQPGSTHTEMVENVGFGRIAAQTAKQVIVQKVREAERAKLVNEYRSRVGELLGGTVKKVKHDAYILDLGNNAEGFLPKNQLIGRENFRMGDRIRFVLDSINEEGRGPQLILSRSCPEMLIELFKIEVPEISEEVIEIRGAARDPGSRAKIAVKTNDGRIDPVGACVGMRGSRVQAVSGELNNERVDIILWDDNPAQLVINAMSPAEVESIIVDEDTQCMEVAVANENLALAIGRSGQNVRLASELTGWAINVMSTEEAEAKQEAESGEIISQFVNVLDVEEETAEALVEEGFTTLEEIAYVPIEEFTAIGFDEETAEELRARAKDALLTKAIASEEKLDGSEPAEDLLNMDGMDRHLAYVLASRGIVTMEDLAEQSIDELIDIEEIDEEKAGQLIMTARAPWFEDQGE; encoded by the coding sequence ATGAGTAAAGAAATTCTTTTGGTTGCAGAGGCAGTTTCTAACGAGAAAGGCGTGTCTCAGGATGTGATCTTTGAAGCACTGGAAATTGCACTGGCGGCGGCAACAAAAAAACGTTACGACGAAGATTCTGAAATCGAAGTACGTATCGACCGTAAGACGGGTGATTACGAGACTTTCCGCAGCTGGCTGGTTGTTGACAACGAGGCGGTTCCTGCTTTGGGTACAGAGCTTACCATGCAGGAAGCCGAGGAAATCAGTGGCGAGTTGCAGCCAGGCAGCACGCACACCGAAATGGTAGAGAATGTTGGCTTCGGTCGTATCGCGGCCCAAACGGCTAAGCAAGTTATCGTTCAAAAAGTACGTGAGGCTGAGCGCGCCAAATTAGTTAATGAATACCGCTCTCGCGTTGGTGAGTTGCTTGGTGGTACAGTCAAGAAGGTTAAGCACGACGCTTATATTCTTGATCTGGGTAACAACGCCGAAGGCTTTCTGCCGAAGAATCAGCTTATTGGTCGTGAAAACTTCCGCATGGGTGATCGCATCCGCTTTGTCTTGGATTCAATCAATGAAGAGGGCCGTGGTCCTCAATTAATTCTGAGTCGTTCGTGCCCTGAAATGCTGATCGAACTCTTCAAAATTGAAGTGCCAGAAATCTCAGAAGAAGTTATCGAAATTCGTGGTGCAGCACGCGATCCAGGCTCTAGAGCTAAAATCGCTGTTAAAACCAACGATGGTCGTATCGATCCCGTCGGTGCCTGTGTGGGTATGCGAGGTTCTCGTGTACAGGCTGTTTCAGGTGAGCTAAATAACGAGCGTGTTGATATTATCCTGTGGGACGACAACCCAGCTCAATTGGTTATTAATGCTATGTCGCCTGCTGAGGTTGAGTCGATTATTGTCGATGAAGATACCCAGTGCATGGAAGTTGCTGTTGCTAATGAAAACCTAGCCTTGGCTATTGGCCGTAGCGGACAGAATGTTCGTCTTGCCAGTGAGTTGACGGGTTGGGCAATCAACGTGATGAGCACAGAGGAAGCCGAGGCCAAGCAAGAGGCTGAATCTGGCGAAATCATCAGCCAGTTTGTCAATGTGTTAGATGTTGAAGAAGAGACTGCTGAGGCGTTAGTAGAGGAAGGCTTTACAACGCTGGAAGAGATTGCCTACGTTCCAATTGAAGAGTTCACCGCAATTGGTTTCGATGAGGAAACCGCAGAAGAATTGAGAGCGCGAGCCAAAGATGCGCTGTTAACAAAGGCGATTGCCAGCGAGGAAAAACTCGATGGTTCTGAGCCAGCCGAAGACCTATTGAACATGGACGGGATGGATCGCCATCTTGCCTATGTGCTTGCCAGCCGTGGCATTGTCACCATGGAAGACTTGGCAGAGCAGTCTATTGATGAGCTTATCGATATCGAAGAAATAGACGAAGAAAAAGCAGGTCAACTAATTATGACTGCTCGCGCCCCTTGGTTCGAAGATCAAGGCGAATAG
- the folP gene encoding dihydropteroate synthase, whose amino-acid sequence MPAFYCGEELLCGDKTLSLTATRLMGVLNVTPDSFSDGGRNHGFDQALSCAEAMLAAGVDIIDVGGESTRPGAEAVSLDQELDRVVPVVEAIKQRLDVIVSVDTSSAAVMTEAAAAGAGLINDVRALQREGAMAAAAASGLPVCLMHMQGQPVTMQQAPSYRDVQQEVEEFLLQRVAECHRAGIGSDKLLLDPGFGFGKTVEHNIKLFSQLDKIGGLSYPLLIGVSRKSMIGAVTGKDVEQRLSGSLAFAVLAALQGAAIVRVHDVDETMDVLKVVNAVAAAR is encoded by the coding sequence ATGCCCGCTTTTTATTGCGGCGAAGAACTTCTCTGTGGTGATAAAACGCTCTCACTAACGGCCACTCGACTAATGGGTGTGCTCAATGTCACGCCAGATTCTTTCTCCGACGGTGGCCGCAACCACGGTTTCGATCAAGCGCTTTCATGCGCCGAGGCAATGCTTGCCGCCGGTGTCGATATTATCGATGTCGGAGGTGAGTCGACCCGCCCTGGTGCCGAGGCAGTATCATTGGATCAAGAGCTTGACCGAGTTGTGCCGGTGGTCGAGGCGATCAAGCAGCGCTTGGATGTTATTGTCTCTGTCGATACCAGTAGTGCGGCGGTGATGACTGAGGCGGCTGCAGCCGGAGCCGGCCTAATCAATGATGTCCGTGCGCTGCAGCGCGAGGGTGCCATGGCCGCGGCGGCGGCCTCCGGTTTACCGGTTTGTTTGATGCATATGCAGGGGCAGCCTGTGACCATGCAGCAGGCGCCAAGCTATCGAGACGTACAGCAAGAGGTGGAAGAATTCTTGCTGCAGCGGGTGGCGGAATGTCACCGGGCGGGTATTGGAAGCGATAAGCTGTTACTTGACCCAGGCTTCGGATTTGGTAAAACTGTAGAGCATAACATCAAATTATTCAGTCAGTTGGATAAGATCGGCGGTTTGTCGTACCCGTTACTAATTGGCGTGTCACGCAAGTCGATGATCGGCGCCGTAACAGGTAAGGATGTCGAGCAACGCCTCTCTGGTAGTCTTGCCTTTGCTGTCTTGGCGGCGCTTCAAGGGGCGGCTATTGTCAGAGTGCATGATGTCGATGAAACGATGGATGTTTTAAAAGTAGTTAATGCAGTCGCGGCAGCGCGATAA
- the secG gene encoding preprotein translocase subunit SecG has product MEQLIVVLHVLFAIAIIALILLQQGKGADAGASFGSGASQTVFGSGGSGNALTRGTAILATLFFVTSFGLAIIAKQKAGIVVVDSLDMPAIEQPVENNADNAAIPALNDSSSEEIPVE; this is encoded by the coding sequence ATGGAACAGTTAATAGTTGTATTACATGTTTTATTCGCAATCGCGATTATCGCACTTATTCTGCTGCAGCAGGGCAAGGGTGCCGATGCCGGCGCTTCTTTCGGTTCGGGTGCCTCGCAGACTGTATTCGGTAGTGGCGGTAGCGGTAATGCACTGACTCGCGGCACGGCCATTCTGGCGACATTATTCTTTGTTACCAGTTTCGGTTTGGCAATCATTGCCAAGCAGAAGGCGGGTATCGTCGTCGTCGATAGTTTGGATATGCCAGCGATCGAACAGCCAGTTGAAAATAATGCAGATAATGCTGCTATTCCAGCATTAAACGATTCTTCTTCAGAAGAAATTCCTGTAGAATAG
- the ftsH gene encoding ATP-dependent zinc metalloprotease FtsH produces MVKNLLLWLVIAAVLLTVFNNFTAPQKATQLDYSSFVHSVQQGQVKKVEIDGLIFRGERTDNSRFETVRPNISDPEIMNDLLKNDVQVVGKAPEKQSLWMQLLVASFPILLIVAVFMFFMRQMQGGGGGKGGPMSFGKSKARLLGEDQIKTTFADVAGVDEAKEEVQELVEFLRDPSRFQRLGGRIPRGVLLAGSPGTGKTLLAKAIAGEAKVPFFSISGSDFVEMFVGVGASRVRDMFEQAKKQSPCIIFIDEIDAVGRHRGGGMGGGHDEREQTLNQLLVEMDGFEENDGVIVVAATNRPDVLDAALLRPGRFDRQVTVGLPDIRGREQILKVHMKKVPLADDVEASYIARGTPGFSGADLANLVNEASLFTARADLRLVGMEQFELAKDKIMMGAERKSMVMSEDEKLNTAYHEAGHAIVGRIVPEHDPVYKVSIIPRGRALGVTMYLPTEDRYSYSRQYILSQICSLYGGRIAEEIINGKDGVTTGASNDIERATSMARNMVTRWGLSDKLGPLMYESDDQGYQGGVNTSASGATAKVIDEEVRTIIDDCYKISTDILHSHRKELDDMAKALMTYETIDAGQIDDIMAGRDVGKPDGWDDDSKTPPTGSDSSAGDEPVQKEERRSHGDDSSVGGPAGEH; encoded by the coding sequence ATGGTGAAGAACTTACTGTTGTGGTTGGTAATAGCGGCAGTGTTATTGACAGTTTTCAATAATTTTACCGCGCCACAAAAAGCGACTCAGCTAGATTATTCCAGCTTTGTTCACTCGGTCCAGCAGGGGCAGGTGAAAAAGGTTGAGATCGATGGCTTGATATTCCGTGGTGAGCGCACGGATAATTCCCGTTTCGAGACGGTTCGCCCTAATATCTCTGACCCAGAAATCATGAACGACCTGCTGAAGAATGATGTTCAGGTAGTTGGTAAGGCGCCTGAAAAACAGAGCCTGTGGATGCAGTTGCTGGTCGCCAGCTTCCCAATATTGCTGATTGTCGCCGTGTTTATGTTTTTCATGCGCCAGATGCAAGGCGGTGGCGGTGGTAAGGGCGGGCCAATGTCCTTCGGTAAGAGTAAGGCGCGCCTGTTGGGCGAAGATCAAATAAAAACCACCTTTGCCGATGTCGCCGGTGTCGATGAGGCCAAGGAAGAAGTGCAAGAGCTGGTCGAATTCCTTCGTGACCCCAGCCGCTTCCAGCGTCTCGGCGGTCGTATTCCTCGCGGTGTACTGCTGGCGGGCTCTCCTGGTACCGGTAAAACCCTGCTGGCCAAGGCTATTGCGGGCGAGGCCAAGGTGCCTTTCTTCTCGATTTCCGGTTCTGACTTTGTAGAAATGTTTGTCGGTGTTGGCGCCTCTCGTGTCCGCGACATGTTTGAGCAGGCCAAGAAGCAGTCACCCTGTATTATCTTCATCGATGAGATCGATGCCGTCGGTCGTCACCGTGGTGGCGGCATGGGTGGTGGTCACGATGAGCGTGAGCAGACTCTGAACCAATTGCTGGTCGAGATGGATGGCTTCGAAGAAAATGACGGCGTTATTGTTGTTGCCGCTACTAACCGTCCCGATGTACTGGATGCTGCTCTATTGCGCCCTGGTCGATTCGATCGTCAGGTTACTGTTGGCCTGCCTGACATTCGTGGCCGCGAGCAGATTTTAAAAGTGCATATGAAGAAGGTGCCATTGGCCGATGATGTTGAGGCAAGCTATATTGCCCGCGGCACCCCCGGTTTCTCTGGTGCCGATTTAGCCAACCTGGTTAACGAGGCGTCGTTATTTACCGCCCGTGCCGATCTGCGCTTGGTGGGTATGGAGCAGTTCGAATTAGCCAAAGATAAAATCATGATGGGTGCTGAACGTAAGAGCATGGTCATGAGTGAAGATGAGAAACTCAATACCGCTTACCACGAGGCGGGTCACGCCATTGTAGGTCGTATCGTGCCTGAGCATGATCCAGTGTATAAGGTTAGTATTATTCCCCGTGGCCGCGCCCTCGGTGTGACCATGTATCTGCCGACAGAAGATCGTTACAGCTATAGCCGTCAATATATTCTCAGTCAAATTTGCAGCCTCTACGGTGGCCGTATCGCTGAGGAAATTATTAATGGTAAGGATGGCGTCACCACGGGTGCTTCTAACGATATCGAACGCGCAACCAGTATGGCTCGAAATATGGTCACCCGTTGGGGTTTGTCAGACAAGCTTGGTCCGCTGATGTATGAAAGTGATGATCAGGGCTACCAGGGCGGTGTTAACACCAGTGCCTCTGGCGCCACGGCCAAGGTTATCGATGAAGAAGTTCGCACAATTATCGACGATTGCTATAAGATCTCGACGGATATTCTGCACTCTCATCGCAAAGAGCTGGACGATATGGCCAAGGCTCTGATGACCTATGAAACCATCGATGCCGGTCAAATTGACGACATCATGGCTGGTCGTGACGTGGGCAAACCCGATGGCTGGGATGACGACAGCAAGACACCGCCGACGGGTAGTGATTCCTCTGCCGGTGATGAGCCTGTGCAGAAGGAAGAGCGTCGTAGCCACGGCGACGACTCTTCTGTCGGCGGCCCAGCTGGTGAACACTGA
- the infB gene encoding translation initiation factor IF-2 produces MAEVTVKELAQSVDQSAERLLTQMKEAGLTHTEVDQVVSDEDKQTLLASLQKSHGESGAPAKKITLKRKTTSTLKATGGGKAKKAVNVEVRKKRTYVKSEDAALEAVAEEVAPVAADPAVKAAEEEAKAAAVAAAKQAEAQAEAATKAKQEAEAKAVAEAKAAEQERAKAEKLAAEAAIAKKKVIEAEQAASDPFDPEVIRQRAIARRKQEAQEEQERRAKAAQEKKEQQERKAKEAQEAAAKHAEEAKAEKVKATAAKSADKKPAPAAAKPAGDKPAAAPARKKTTTGADGKRQPLRQRQAPTGADHKKGKKGKKGGRNSYEDRGSKRRGKAQRNSVHAEHDKHGFEKPVEKVVHEVELPEAISVGDLASRMAVKSAEVVKVLFTLGTVVTINQTLDQDTATIVVEELGHTVKLVSENAIEEQLFEAIDVKDGEGTKVSRAPVVTVMGHVDHGKTSLLDYIRKAKVATGEAGGITQHIGAYHVETGHGMITFLDTPGHAAFTAMRSRGAKATDIVILVVAADDGVMPQTEEAVQHARAAGVPLVVAVNKMDKEGADPDRVKNELSAHNVIPEDWGGDVPFMPVSAHSGEGIDELLDAVLLQSEMLELEAAEDIAARGVVIESSLDKGRGSVATVLIQNGTLKQGDVVLAGLQFGRVRAMLDENGQPAKTAGPSIPVEILGLNGLPSSGDDFQVIESEKRAREVAQHRQEKDRQARMARQQAAKLDNMFTQMAEGDVKILNIVVKTDVRGSLEALLGSLAKIGNEEVRVNVVSSGVGGISESDVNLAVTSGAVMFGFNVRADNSARAMIEKEGVDLRYYSVIYDLIDDVTNALSGMLSPELREEIVGIAEVREVFSSPKFGDIAGSMVIEGTIYRSKPIRVLRDDVVIYEGELESLRRFKDEANEVRNGMECGIGVKGYNNVKPGDKIEVFDVKEIERSL; encoded by the coding sequence ATGGCTGAAGTTACAGTTAAAGAGTTAGCGCAATCGGTGGATCAATCTGCCGAACGTTTGCTGACCCAAATGAAAGAAGCGGGTTTGACGCATACAGAAGTCGACCAGGTAGTCTCTGACGAAGACAAGCAGACATTGCTTGCCTCTCTGCAAAAGAGCCATGGCGAGTCCGGTGCCCCTGCTAAGAAAATCACCTTGAAGCGCAAGACGACAAGCACGTTGAAGGCCACGGGTGGTGGTAAGGCTAAGAAGGCTGTTAACGTTGAGGTTCGCAAAAAGCGTACCTATGTTAAGAGTGAAGATGCGGCTTTAGAGGCAGTGGCAGAAGAAGTTGCGCCAGTGGCTGCGGATCCAGCAGTCAAGGCTGCTGAAGAAGAAGCTAAGGCTGCGGCAGTTGCTGCTGCGAAACAGGCTGAAGCCCAAGCAGAAGCTGCAACCAAGGCTAAGCAGGAAGCCGAGGCAAAGGCGGTTGCCGAAGCCAAGGCGGCTGAACAAGAGCGTGCTAAAGCTGAAAAGTTGGCTGCTGAAGCGGCGATTGCCAAAAAGAAAGTGATCGAAGCTGAACAGGCTGCCAGCGACCCGTTTGACCCTGAGGTCATTCGTCAGCGCGCCATCGCTCGCCGTAAGCAGGAGGCTCAGGAAGAACAAGAGCGTCGTGCCAAGGCTGCCCAAGAGAAGAAGGAACAGCAGGAACGTAAGGCTAAGGAAGCACAAGAGGCTGCCGCCAAGCACGCTGAAGAAGCCAAGGCTGAGAAAGTGAAGGCGACGGCTGCTAAATCTGCCGATAAGAAGCCTGCCCCTGCTGCTGCCAAGCCTGCTGGAGACAAACCCGCAGCGGCACCTGCACGCAAGAAGACAACGACCGGCGCTGATGGTAAACGTCAACCGCTTCGTCAGCGTCAAGCGCCAACGGGTGCTGATCATAAGAAGGGTAAGAAGGGTAAGAAGGGCGGTCGCAACTCATACGAAGATCGTGGCAGCAAGCGTCGCGGTAAGGCCCAGCGTAATTCGGTTCATGCTGAGCACGATAAGCATGGTTTTGAGAAGCCTGTTGAAAAAGTGGTACACGAAGTTGAACTCCCCGAGGCAATCAGCGTTGGCGATCTAGCCTCGCGTATGGCTGTCAAGAGTGCTGAGGTTGTTAAGGTGCTATTTACCTTAGGTACCGTGGTTACCATCAACCAGACACTGGACCAAGACACAGCGACAATTGTTGTTGAAGAGTTGGGTCATACGGTTAAATTGGTCAGCGAAAATGCTATCGAAGAGCAGTTGTTCGAGGCCATTGATGTGAAGGATGGCGAAGGTACCAAGGTATCACGCGCCCCTGTTGTTACCGTTATGGGTCACGTTGACCACGGTAAGACATCTTTACTCGATTATATTCGCAAGGCTAAGGTGGCCACAGGTGAGGCGGGTGGTATTACCCAGCACATCGGTGCCTACCACGTTGAAACCGGCCACGGCATGATTACCTTCTTGGATACACCGGGCCACGCAGCCTTTACTGCGATGCGTTCTCGTGGTGCCAAGGCTACTGATATTGTCATCTTGGTTGTTGCCGCAGACGACGGTGTAATGCCGCAAACTGAAGAAGCTGTCCAGCACGCACGTGCCGCTGGTGTGCCTTTGGTTGTTGCCGTTAACAAGATGGATAAAGAGGGTGCAGATCCGGATCGCGTCAAGAATGAACTGTCAGCTCACAATGTTATCCCTGAAGATTGGGGTGGCGATGTGCCGTTCATGCCAGTTTCGGCACACTCGGGCGAAGGTATAGATGAATTGTTAGACGCAGTATTACTGCAGTCTGAAATGCTTGAGCTTGAAGCGGCTGAAGACATTGCTGCCCGCGGCGTCGTTATCGAATCGTCATTGGATAAGGGGCGTGGTTCTGTCGCAACTGTTCTGATTCAGAACGGTACTTTGAAGCAGGGCGATGTGGTCTTGGCCGGTCTTCAGTTTGGTCGTGTTCGTGCCATGCTGGATGAGAATGGTCAGCCTGCTAAAACAGCCGGCCCCTCTATCCCTGTCGAGATTCTAGGTCTTAACGGCTTGCCAAGCTCCGGCGATGACTTCCAGGTTATCGAGAGCGAAAAACGCGCTCGTGAAGTTGCCCAGCATCGTCAAGAGAAAGATCGTCAGGCTCGTATGGCTCGTCAGCAGGCAGCCAAGCTCGACAATATGTTTACCCAGATGGCTGAAGGCGACGTCAAGATTCTTAACATTGTCGTTAAGACTGATGTCCGCGGCTCACTGGAAGCATTGCTTGGCTCACTGGCTAAAATTGGCAACGAAGAAGTACGCGTTAATGTCGTTTCCAGCGGTGTTGGTGGTATTAGTGAAAGCGACGTCAACTTAGCGGTCACCTCTGGTGCTGTGATGTTCGGTTTTAATGTTCGTGCTGATAACTCAGCCCGTGCAATGATCGAGAAGGAAGGTGTTGATTTACGTTACTACAGCGTTATCTATGACCTGATCGACGATGTAACCAATGCGCTCAGCGGTATGCTATCGCCTGAATTGCGCGAAGAGATCGTCGGTATTGCCGAGGTTCGCGAAGTATTCAGTTCACCGAAATTTGGTGATATTGCTGGCTCGATGGTGATCGAGGGTACTATCTACCGCAGCAAGCCAATTCGTGTATTGCGTGACGACGTGGTCATTTATGAGGGCGAGCTAGAATCATTGCGTCGCTTTAAAGATGAGGCCAATGAAGTCCGCAATGGTATGGAGTGTGGTATTGGTGTTAAGGGCTATAACAATGTTAAGCCTGGCGATAAGATCGAAGTATTTGATGTTAAGGAAATCGAACGCAGCTTGTAA
- the rbfA gene encoding 30S ribosome-binding factor RbfA, which produces MAKEYSRTQRVADYLRRELAQLIQFEVRNPKVGMASITDVEVSRDLSHAKVFITIVDKDTAEQAEENIKALNSAQGFLRSALAKDSSMRTVPRLHFVFDASVGRGQHLSALIEEAIASDAGHQDDVEKDD; this is translated from the coding sequence ATGGCTAAAGAATATAGTCGTACCCAGCGAGTTGCGGATTATCTGCGTCGCGAACTAGCGCAGCTTATTCAGTTTGAAGTGCGTAATCCCAAGGTTGGCATGGCGAGTATTACTGACGTCGAAGTCAGTCGTGATTTGTCGCACGCCAAGGTCTTTATCACTATTGTCGATAAAGATACCGCAGAGCAGGCCGAGGAGAATATTAAGGCGCTGAACAGTGCTCAGGGTTTTCTTCGCTCCGCGCTGGCCAAAGACAGCAGCATGCGAACAGTGCCTCGTTTACACTTTGTGTTCGATGCCAGTGTTGGCCGTGGTCAGCATTTGTCGGCGTTGATTGAAGAGGCGATTGCCAGTGATGCAGGACATCAAGATGATGTCGAGAAAGACGACTAA